One genomic segment of Amycolatopsis sp. WQ 127309 includes these proteins:
- a CDS encoding SpoIIE family protein phosphatase gives MVSRPAPSSAALPPMAGGDAPPGFDAFGRAVLEDVRDAVFLQDAAGVLRWANPAGRTLTGDIEPKLHPVAETSGHVEVAGNRHPARVRALPGGWHAWTVAGPEGESVSPRRHVGDFLAAAGPRLAAARGRHGTARVIAELAAAALAETVFVLLPTTRGRWEWWSCEPPAAHGHGRIRRVPPQAAPVLAATFGATGRPQPVPVPAAEVATLPSVVADRFADHAEVTVVSLGPSASAGVTGALLLGRRADPEFGGEQDRAVVEFAKAAGTALANAQRYARQEEATRGLETTLRPIDPPELAGTRFETWYEPAGGVLAVGGDFYDVLPHDDGSAFLVLGDICGKGAEAAALTGRVRHALTALAMVERDGRTLLRLLNELLIAGGSSRFATLVLGTATPTDEGVDLTLASGGHPAPLIVRHAGGVEEVTVPGTLVGISPQARFAEATVRLGPGDMCLLYTDGITEARNRHDPSELFGDDRLRAVLTAAAGQPAREVVRQLRQAVRDWLGSSAHDDIAVLAVECAD, from the coding sequence ATGGTGTCACGTCCGGCTCCGTCGTCGGCAGCCCTGCCGCCGATGGCCGGCGGTGACGCGCCGCCGGGGTTCGACGCCTTCGGCCGGGCCGTTCTCGAGGACGTGCGGGACGCGGTGTTCCTGCAGGACGCCGCGGGCGTATTGCGCTGGGCGAACCCCGCCGGGCGGACGCTGACGGGCGACATCGAGCCGAAGCTGCACCCGGTCGCCGAGACCTCCGGACACGTGGAAGTGGCGGGAAACCGCCACCCCGCGCGCGTCCGGGCCCTGCCCGGCGGCTGGCACGCCTGGACGGTCGCCGGCCCCGAGGGGGAGAGCGTCTCCCCACGGCGGCATGTGGGCGACTTCCTGGCCGCGGCCGGGCCCCGGCTGGCGGCCGCGCGCGGCCGCCACGGCACCGCCCGCGTGATCGCCGAGCTGGCCGCGGCCGCGCTCGCCGAGACCGTGTTCGTCCTGCTGCCCACCACCCGCGGCCGGTGGGAGTGGTGGAGCTGCGAGCCCCCGGCCGCGCACGGCCACGGCCGGATCCGGCGGGTGCCGCCCCAGGCCGCGCCGGTGTTGGCGGCGACGTTCGGCGCCACCGGCCGGCCCCAGCCGGTCCCGGTGCCCGCGGCCGAGGTCGCCACGCTGCCGTCGGTCGTCGCGGACCGGTTCGCCGACCACGCCGAGGTCACCGTCGTCTCGCTGGGCCCGAGCGCGAGCGCCGGGGTCACCGGCGCGCTGCTGCTGGGCCGGCGCGCGGACCCGGAGTTCGGCGGCGAGCAGGACCGCGCCGTCGTCGAGTTCGCCAAGGCGGCCGGCACGGCGCTGGCCAACGCGCAGCGCTACGCCCGGCAGGAGGAGGCGACGCGCGGCTTGGAGACCACGCTGCGCCCGATCGACCCGCCGGAGCTGGCCGGCACCCGCTTCGAGACCTGGTACGAGCCGGCCGGCGGGGTGCTCGCGGTCGGCGGCGACTTCTACGACGTCCTCCCGCACGACGACGGCAGCGCGTTCCTGGTGCTCGGCGACATCTGCGGCAAGGGCGCCGAGGCCGCGGCGCTGACCGGGCGGGTCCGGCACGCGCTGACCGCGCTCGCCATGGTCGAGCGCGACGGCCGGACGTTGCTGCGGCTGCTCAACGAGCTGCTCATCGCCGGCGGCAGCAGCCGGTTCGCCACCCTCGTGCTCGGCACGGCCACCCCGACGGACGAGGGCGTCGACCTGACGCTGGCCTCCGGCGGGCACCCGGCGCCGCTGATCGTGCGCCACGCGGGCGGCGTCGAAGAGGTCACCGTCCCGGGCACGCTGGTCGGCATCTCGCCGCAGGCGCGCTTCGCCGAAGCGACGGTGCGGCTGGGGCCGGGCGACATGTGCCTGCTCTACACCGACGGCATCACCGAGGCCCGCAACCGGCACGACCCGTCGGAGCTGTTCGGCGACGACCGGCTGCGCGCGGTGCTGACGGCCGCGGCCGGGCAGCCGGCCCGCGAGGTCGTCCGGCAGCTGCGCCAGGCCGTGCGCGACTGGCTCGGCAGCTCCGCCCACGACGACATCGCCGTGCTGGCCGTGGAGTGCGCGGACTGA
- a CDS encoding SAM-dependent methyltransferase translates to MTPGDLRSGAEGGAAALDFSKASLARLSDALLGGHDHYEVDREAMRRLLAIAPGARTMAKEHRDWLVRAVRFLAGKRGLDQFLDLGSGMPTAENTHQVAQRYNPDAQVVYVDIDPVVQVHGRALLEENYLTHVTGADLTKPAETLADPVVREHLDFSRPVALILTSIVHHIDDYDRAKKIVSEYVAALAPGSYLLLTHNFDPEEDSPRQELARLLETSFQGTGLGSVHRSREQIASFFDGLEPLRPGLVYLHEWWPDGPRIHPLSELNFLTLGGVARKL, encoded by the coding sequence ATGACGCCTGGGGACCTGCGGTCCGGGGCCGAGGGGGGCGCAGCCGCCCTCGATTTCAGCAAGGCGAGCTTGGCCCGGCTGTCCGACGCGTTGCTCGGCGGGCACGACCACTACGAAGTCGACCGCGAAGCGATGCGGCGGCTTCTGGCGATCGCGCCCGGCGCGCGCACGATGGCGAAGGAACACCGCGACTGGCTGGTCCGCGCGGTGCGGTTCCTGGCCGGAAAGCGTGGCCTCGACCAGTTCCTGGACCTGGGCTCGGGCATGCCGACCGCGGAGAACACCCACCAGGTGGCCCAGAGGTACAACCCGGACGCGCAGGTGGTGTACGTCGACATCGACCCGGTCGTGCAGGTGCACGGGCGTGCTTTGCTGGAGGAGAACTACCTCACCCACGTCACGGGCGCGGACCTGACGAAGCCGGCGGAGACCCTCGCCGACCCGGTCGTCCGGGAGCATCTGGACTTCTCCCGGCCGGTGGCGCTGATCCTGACGTCGATCGTGCACCACATCGACGACTACGACCGGGCGAAGAAGATCGTCTCGGAGTACGTCGCGGCGCTCGCGCCCGGGTCGTACCTGCTGCTCACGCACAACTTCGACCCGGAAGAGGACTCGCCGCGCCAGGAATTGGCGCGGTTGCTGGAGACCAGTTTCCAGGGCACCGGGCTGGGCAGCGTCCACCGGTCGCGGGAGCAGATCGCGTCGTTCTTCGACGGCCTCGAACCGCTCCGGCCGGGATTGGTCTACCTGCACGAATGGTGGCCGGACGGCCCGCGCATCCACCCGTTGAGCGAATTGAACTTCCTGACGCTGGGCGGCGTCGCCCGCAAGCTGTGA
- a CDS encoding HAMP domain-containing protein produces MTTESQGEAAALERLLVAVRDLGDGNFRRRLVPHGDGVSAQLALAFNDIAERNQRLVSELLRVRTAVGQEGRLLERLETEVGPGGWNTAVDAVNGLVEDLTRPAIELERVLGGVADGDLSQPMTLTLDGRPLQGAYATLAKTVNGLIAQLTRFAVEVTRLSREIAGEGRLGGQAVVPGVSGTWRDLTDSVNFMADNLTEQVRNIAQVTTAVARGDLTQKINVDARGEILELKNTINTMVDQLSSFADEVTRVSREVGSDGKLGGQAQVPGVAGTWRDLTDSVNLMADNLTDQVRGISQVATAVATGDLTKKIDVDARGEILQLKNTLNTMVDQLSAFAGEVTRVAREVGSEGKLGGQAEVAGAAGTWRSLTDSVNGMADNLTDQVRNISHVTTAVAKGDLTQKITVDARGEILELKTTMNTMVDQLSAFADEVTRVAREVGTEGQLGGQAQVPGVAGTWRDLTGSVNFMANNLTTQVRNIAQVATAVARGDLTQKIAVDARGEILELKTTLNTMVDQLSAFADEVTRVAREVGTEGKLGGQATVPGVAGTWKDLTDNVNFMANNLTDQVRNIATVTSAVAKGDLTQKISVDARGEILELKTTLNTMVDQLSAFADEVTRVAREVGTEGKLGGQATVRGVAGTWKDLTDNVNVMATNLTDQVRSIATVATGVANGDLSKKISIVAQGEVAALAETLNGMVETLRAFADEVTRVSREVGTEGILGGQARVPGVAGTWKDLTENVNFMAHNLTSQVRNISQVTTAVARGDLTKKIDVDARGEILELKTTMNTMVDQLSAFASEVTRVAREVGTEGKLGGQAEVDGVSGTWQRLTESVNQLAGNLTTQVRAIAQVATAVTAGDLTRHITVDASGEVSDLKDNINQMIANLKETTRTNTEQDWLKTNLAQLSGRMQGHRDLASVGALILSELAPLVRAQQGAFFLARDDDSVGTVLECIAAYGLAQSRAGLRFAIGESLIGQAAVDHRTILVHNAPPEYALVSSGLGSASPVNLIVLPVLFQGEVLGVLELASVNEFSTVHQDLLEQLRHTIGVNVNTILSNSRTEALLTESQRLAQELRARSEQLQAQQGELRRSNTELAEKAALLAQQNRDIEVKNSEIEQARQELEERAGQLTVASQYKTEFMANMSHELRTPLNSALILAKLLSENPEGNLTEKQIQFARTIYAAGSDLQQLINDILDLAKVEAGRLDMQMSDITLPELVDYVESLCRPLTADKGLEFAVHIDPPVPGSVHTDEHRLQQILRNLLSNAAKFTDEGSVRLHIRAADPAEVEQEALRTAPGIIAFAVEDTGIGIPEEKLAVIFEAFRQADGTTSRKYGGTGLGLNISQQLTELLGGELRVISEPGKGSTFTLYLPVAASNLVDPAVTALSSPRLPSVPSTVRIAAPHIAPKRFQGEKVLIVDDDLRNVFALAAVLEQAGLEVVYAETGVDGIRALERNEDTALVLMDVMMPELDGNATIAAIRAEAANADLPVIAVTAKATAEDRARTLASGADDYITKPVDTDKLLDVIAAKLEADAASAVGAGDGNRTRVASLED; encoded by the coding sequence ATGACAACGGAATCCCAGGGCGAAGCGGCGGCGCTGGAGCGGCTGCTCGTGGCGGTGCGGGATCTCGGGGACGGCAACTTCCGGCGGCGGCTCGTGCCGCACGGCGACGGCGTCTCGGCGCAGCTCGCCCTCGCCTTCAACGACATCGCCGAGCGCAACCAGCGGCTCGTGAGCGAGCTGCTGCGGGTGCGCACGGCGGTCGGCCAGGAAGGCAGACTGCTCGAACGGCTCGAGACCGAGGTCGGCCCCGGCGGCTGGAACACCGCCGTCGACGCCGTCAACGGCCTCGTCGAGGACCTCACGCGCCCGGCCATCGAGCTGGAGCGCGTGCTCGGCGGCGTCGCCGACGGCGACCTGTCCCAGCCGATGACCCTCACCCTCGACGGCCGCCCGCTGCAGGGCGCGTACGCGACCCTGGCGAAGACGGTCAACGGCCTCATCGCGCAGCTGACGCGCTTCGCCGTCGAGGTGACGCGGCTCTCCCGCGAGATCGCGGGTGAGGGCCGCCTCGGCGGCCAGGCGGTCGTGCCGGGCGTGTCCGGGACCTGGCGCGACCTCACCGACTCCGTCAACTTCATGGCCGACAACCTCACCGAGCAGGTCCGCAACATCGCGCAGGTCACCACGGCCGTCGCGCGCGGCGACCTGACCCAGAAGATCAACGTCGACGCCCGCGGCGAGATCCTCGAGCTCAAGAACACCATCAACACGATGGTCGACCAGCTCTCCTCCTTCGCCGACGAGGTCACCCGCGTCTCCCGCGAGGTCGGCTCCGACGGCAAGCTCGGCGGCCAGGCCCAGGTGCCCGGCGTCGCCGGCACGTGGCGCGACCTCACCGACTCGGTCAACCTGATGGCCGACAACCTGACCGACCAGGTCCGCGGAATCTCCCAGGTGGCCACGGCAGTGGCCACCGGCGACCTGACGAAGAAGATCGACGTCGACGCCCGCGGTGAGATCCTGCAGCTGAAGAACACGCTCAACACGATGGTCGACCAGCTCTCGGCGTTCGCCGGGGAGGTCACCCGCGTCGCGCGCGAGGTCGGCAGCGAGGGCAAGCTCGGCGGGCAGGCCGAGGTGGCCGGCGCGGCCGGGACGTGGCGCAGCCTCACCGACTCGGTCAACGGCATGGCCGACAACCTGACCGACCAGGTCCGCAACATCTCCCACGTGACCACGGCCGTGGCGAAGGGCGACCTGACGCAGAAGATCACCGTCGACGCCCGGGGCGAGATCCTCGAGCTCAAGACGACCATGAACACCATGGTGGACCAGCTCTCCGCCTTCGCCGACGAAGTCACCCGGGTGGCCCGCGAGGTGGGCACCGAGGGTCAGCTGGGCGGGCAGGCGCAAGTCCCCGGCGTCGCCGGCACCTGGCGCGACCTCACCGGCTCGGTGAACTTCATGGCGAACAACCTGACCACCCAGGTCCGCAACATCGCCCAGGTCGCGACGGCCGTCGCGCGCGGCGACCTGACGCAGAAGATCGCGGTCGACGCCCGGGGCGAGATCCTGGAACTCAAGACCACGCTCAACACGATGGTCGACCAGCTCTCGGCGTTCGCCGACGAGGTCACGCGCGTCGCGCGCGAAGTCGGCACCGAGGGCAAGCTCGGCGGCCAGGCCACCGTGCCCGGCGTCGCCGGCACCTGGAAGGACCTCACCGACAACGTCAACTTCATGGCGAACAACCTGACCGACCAGGTCCGCAACATCGCCACGGTGACGTCGGCCGTCGCGAAGGGCGACCTGACGCAGAAGATCTCGGTCGACGCGCGCGGCGAGATCCTGGAACTCAAGACGACGCTGAACACGATGGTCGACCAGCTGTCCGCGTTCGCGGACGAGGTCACGCGCGTCGCGCGCGAGGTCGGTACGGAAGGCAAGCTCGGCGGCCAGGCGACGGTCCGCGGCGTCGCGGGCACGTGGAAGGACCTCACCGACAACGTCAACGTCATGGCCACCAACCTGACCGACCAGGTGCGCAGCATCGCCACGGTGGCGACCGGCGTGGCCAACGGCGACCTGTCGAAGAAGATCTCGATCGTCGCCCAGGGCGAGGTCGCGGCGCTGGCCGAGACGCTCAACGGCATGGTCGAGACGCTGCGCGCGTTCGCCGACGAGGTCACGCGCGTCTCGCGCGAAGTCGGCACCGAAGGCATCCTCGGCGGCCAGGCGCGGGTGCCCGGCGTGGCCGGGACCTGGAAGGACCTGACCGAGAACGTCAACTTCATGGCCCACAACCTGACCAGCCAGGTGCGGAACATCTCGCAGGTCACCACGGCCGTCGCGCGGGGCGACCTGACGAAGAAGATCGACGTCGACGCCCGCGGCGAGATCCTCGAGCTGAAGACGACCATGAACACGATGGTCGACCAGCTCTCGGCGTTCGCCTCCGAGGTCACGCGCGTGGCGCGCGAGGTCGGCACCGAGGGCAAGCTGGGCGGCCAGGCCGAGGTCGACGGCGTGTCCGGCACCTGGCAACGGCTCACCGAGAGCGTGAACCAGCTGGCCGGGAACCTGACCACGCAGGTCCGCGCGATCGCGCAGGTCGCCACCGCGGTCACGGCGGGCGACCTGACCCGGCACATCACGGTCGACGCGTCCGGGGAGGTCTCCGACCTCAAGGACAACATCAACCAGATGATCGCGAACCTCAAGGAGACGACGCGGACCAACACCGAGCAGGACTGGCTGAAGACGAACCTCGCCCAGCTGTCCGGCCGGATGCAGGGGCACCGCGACCTCGCGTCGGTCGGCGCGCTGATCCTGTCCGAGCTGGCGCCGCTGGTCCGCGCCCAGCAGGGCGCGTTCTTCCTGGCCCGCGACGACGACTCGGTCGGCACGGTGCTGGAGTGCATCGCCGCCTACGGTCTCGCCCAGTCCCGCGCCGGCCTGCGGTTCGCGATCGGCGAGTCGCTGATCGGCCAGGCCGCCGTCGACCACCGCACGATCCTGGTCCACAACGCGCCGCCGGAGTACGCGCTGGTGTCGTCCGGGCTCGGCTCGGCGTCCCCGGTCAACCTCATCGTGCTGCCGGTGCTGTTCCAGGGCGAGGTGCTCGGGGTGCTGGAGCTGGCCTCGGTCAACGAGTTCAGCACCGTCCACCAGGACCTGCTGGAGCAGCTGCGGCACACGATCGGCGTCAACGTCAACACGATCCTGTCGAACTCCCGCACCGAGGCGCTGCTCACCGAGTCGCAGCGGCTGGCGCAGGAGCTGCGGGCCCGGTCCGAGCAGCTGCAGGCCCAGCAGGGCGAGCTGCGGCGGTCCAACACCGAGCTGGCCGAGAAGGCCGCGCTGCTCGCCCAGCAGAACCGCGACATCGAGGTCAAGAACAGCGAGATCGAGCAAGCCCGCCAGGAGCTGGAGGAACGCGCCGGGCAGCTGACGGTCGCGTCGCAGTACAAGACCGAGTTCATGGCGAACATGTCGCACGAGCTGCGGACGCCGCTGAACAGCGCGTTGATCCTGGCGAAGCTGCTGTCGGAGAACCCCGAGGGCAACCTCACCGAGAAGCAGATCCAGTTCGCCCGCACGATCTACGCGGCGGGCTCCGACCTGCAGCAGCTGATCAACGACATCCTCGACCTGGCGAAGGTCGAGGCCGGCCGGCTCGACATGCAGATGTCGGACATCACGCTGCCGGAGCTGGTGGACTACGTCGAGTCGCTGTGCCGGCCGCTCACGGCCGACAAGGGCCTGGAGTTCGCCGTCCACATCGACCCGCCGGTGCCGGGCAGCGTCCACACCGACGAGCACCGCCTCCAGCAGATCCTGCGCAATCTGCTCTCGAACGCGGCGAAGTTCACCGACGAGGGCAGCGTCCGCCTGCACATCCGCGCGGCCGACCCGGCGGAGGTCGAGCAGGAGGCGCTGCGGACCGCGCCGGGCATCATCGCGTTCGCCGTCGAGGACACCGGCATCGGCATCCCCGAGGAGAAGCTGGCGGTGATCTTCGAGGCGTTCCGCCAGGCGGACGGCACCACGAGCCGCAAGTACGGCGGCACCGGCCTGGGCCTGAACATCAGCCAGCAGCTCACGGAGCTGCTCGGCGGCGAGCTGCGCGTGATCAGCGAGCCGGGCAAGGGCTCGACGTTCACCCTGTACCTCCCCGTGGCGGCATCGAACCTGGTCGACCCGGCCGTGACGGCGCTGTCATCACCCAGGCTGCCCTCGGTCCCGAGCACGGTCCGGATCGCGGCCCCGCACATCGCCCCGAAACGCTTCCAGGGCGAGAAGGTCCTGATCGTCGACGACGACCTGAGGAACGTGTTCGCCCTGGCCGCGGTCCTGGAGCAGGCCGGCCTGGAGGTCGTCTACGCCGAGACGGGCGTCGACGGCATCCGCGCCCTGGAGCGCAACGAGGACACGGCCCTGGTCCTGATGGACGTGATGATGCCGGAACTGGACGGCAACGCGACGATCGCGGCGATCCGAGCGGAAGCGGCCAACGCCGACCTCCCGGTGATCGCGGTGACCGCGAAGGCCACCGCGGAAGACCGGGCAAGGACCCTGGCCAGCGGCGCGGACGACTACATCACCAAGCCGGTGGACACGGACAAACTGCTGGACGTGATAGCCGCCAAGCTCGAGGCGGACGCCGCCTCGGCCGTTGGAGCGGGTGACGGGAATCGAACCCGCGTAGCTAGTTTGGAAGACTAG
- a CDS encoding aldo/keto reductase: MTSVPVIELNNGVRMPQLGFGVFQVPDAETKAAVQAALEAGYRSIDTAAVYGNEAGVGQALAESGVARDELFITTKLWNSAQGYDATLEAFDASMRKLGLEQLDLYLIHWPTPERDKYLDTWKAFEKLHADGRVRAIGVSNFQPAHLERLLEHAEVPPALNQVELHPYLQQREVREFDAKHGIATEAWSPLAKGGSLLGDPIVAELAVKHSRTPAQIVLRWHLQLGNVVIPKSVTPSRIQENFDLFEFTLTEEEVESLTPLNRDERTGPDPDTFNAA; the protein is encoded by the coding sequence GTGACCAGCGTGCCCGTGATCGAACTCAACAACGGCGTCCGGATGCCGCAGCTCGGCTTCGGCGTCTTCCAGGTCCCGGACGCCGAGACCAAGGCCGCGGTGCAGGCCGCGCTCGAGGCGGGTTACCGCAGCATCGACACCGCCGCCGTCTACGGCAACGAGGCCGGCGTCGGCCAGGCGCTCGCCGAGTCCGGCGTCGCCCGGGACGAGCTGTTCATCACCACCAAGCTGTGGAACTCCGCCCAGGGCTACGACGCGACGCTCGAGGCGTTCGACGCCAGCATGCGGAAGCTGGGGCTGGAGCAGCTGGACCTGTACCTGATCCACTGGCCGACGCCCGAGCGCGACAAGTACCTCGACACCTGGAAGGCGTTCGAGAAGCTCCACGCCGACGGCCGCGTCCGCGCGATCGGCGTGTCCAACTTCCAGCCCGCGCACCTCGAGCGGCTGCTCGAGCACGCCGAGGTACCCCCGGCGCTCAACCAGGTCGAACTGCACCCGTACCTGCAGCAGCGGGAGGTCCGCGAGTTCGACGCGAAGCACGGCATCGCGACCGAAGCCTGGAGCCCGCTCGCCAAGGGCGGCTCGCTGCTGGGCGACCCGATCGTCGCGGAACTGGCGGTCAAGCACAGCCGCACACCCGCGCAGATCGTGCTGCGCTGGCACCTGCAGCTGGGCAACGTGGTGATCCCGAAGTCCGTTACTCCGTCACGGATCCAGGAAAACTTTGACCTGTTCGAGTTCACCCTCACGGAGGAGGAAGTGGAGTCGCTGACGCCGCTGAACCGCGACGAGCGCACCGGTCCGGACCCGGACACCTTCAACGCCGCCTGA
- a CDS encoding MFS transporter: MPAALLALAISAFGIGTTEFVIMGLLPEVAGDFGVSIPSAGLLISGYALGVVVGAPVLTALASRVPRKTVLVALMGLFIAGNVLSALAPSYGLLMTGRVVAALAHGAFFGVGSVVAASLVAPAKQAGAIALMFTGLTVANVLGVPAGTALGQAFGWRSTFWVVSALGVAGAIGILALVPHQRPAPGAGLRGELAVFRRPQVWLALLTTALGFAGVFASFTYIAPMMTEVAGFSSGAVTWLLVLFGAGLFAGNLLGGKAADRKLMPSLYVILAALALVLTAFVFTAHAQVPAAITIVLFGAAGFATVPPLQARVMAKAEGAPALASAANIAAFNLGNAGGAWLGGQAIEAGLGYTAPSWIGALLAAAGLAMALVSGLLDRKSRVGFAPGERVLAR; the protein is encoded by the coding sequence ATGCCCGCCGCTCTGCTCGCACTGGCGATCAGCGCTTTCGGGATCGGCACCACCGAGTTCGTGATCATGGGCCTGCTGCCCGAGGTCGCGGGCGACTTCGGGGTCTCGATCCCTTCCGCCGGCCTGCTCATCTCGGGCTACGCGCTCGGCGTCGTCGTCGGTGCTCCCGTGCTCACCGCGCTCGCCTCGCGGGTGCCGCGCAAGACCGTGCTCGTCGCGCTGATGGGCCTGTTCATCGCGGGGAACGTGCTCTCGGCGCTGGCCCCGAGCTACGGCCTGCTGATGACCGGCCGGGTGGTCGCCGCCCTGGCGCACGGCGCGTTCTTCGGCGTCGGCTCGGTCGTCGCCGCCTCGCTCGTCGCCCCGGCCAAGCAGGCCGGCGCCATCGCGCTGATGTTCACCGGCCTGACCGTGGCGAACGTCCTCGGCGTGCCCGCCGGCACCGCGCTCGGCCAGGCCTTCGGCTGGCGCTCGACGTTCTGGGTGGTCAGCGCCCTGGGCGTGGCCGGCGCGATCGGCATCCTGGCGCTCGTGCCGCACCAGCGGCCCGCCCCGGGCGCGGGCCTGCGCGGCGAGCTCGCCGTGTTCCGGCGCCCGCAGGTGTGGCTCGCGCTGCTGACGACGGCCCTCGGCTTCGCCGGGGTGTTCGCGTCCTTCACCTACATCGCACCGATGATGACCGAGGTCGCCGGCTTCTCCAGCGGCGCCGTCACCTGGCTGCTCGTGCTTTTCGGCGCCGGCCTGTTCGCCGGCAACCTGCTCGGCGGCAAGGCCGCGGACCGCAAGCTGATGCCCAGCCTGTACGTCATCCTCGCCGCGCTGGCCCTGGTGCTCACGGCGTTCGTGTTCACCGCGCACGCGCAGGTGCCGGCCGCGATCACCATCGTGCTGTTCGGCGCGGCCGGCTTCGCGACCGTGCCGCCGCTGCAGGCCCGCGTGATGGCCAAGGCCGAAGGCGCTCCGGCGCTGGCCTCGGCCGCGAACATCGCCGCGTTCAACCTCGGCAACGCCGGCGGCGCGTGGCTCGGCGGCCAGGCCATCGAGGCCGGCCTCGGCTACACCGCCCCCAGCTGGATCGGCGCCCTGCTCGCCGCGGCCGGCCTGGCCATGGCGCTCGTCTCCGGCCTGCTCGACCGCAAGTCCCGGGTTGGTTTCGCACCCGGGGAACGGGTACTCGCCCGATGA
- a CDS encoding helix-turn-helix domain-containing protein, with product MAQEVYSVEQVATQLGLHVRTVRNYVRDGRLKAVRIGKQYRITAADLAAFTGLPAAAPAAAKKADLSGVVEVEDVDRATADRIATLVHASLQGPQSLRVETIYDKEKSVLKLIVLGDLAAGADLLRMVAGFVEGLG from the coding sequence ATGGCGCAGGAGGTCTACTCCGTCGAGCAGGTCGCGACGCAGCTCGGGCTGCACGTCCGGACCGTCCGGAACTACGTGCGGGACGGGCGGCTGAAAGCGGTCCGGATCGGCAAGCAGTACCGGATCACCGCGGCCGACCTCGCGGCCTTCACCGGGCTCCCGGCCGCCGCGCCGGCGGCCGCCAAGAAGGCGGACCTCTCGGGTGTCGTCGAGGTCGAGGACGTCGACCGGGCGACGGCGGACCGGATCGCCACCCTGGTCCACGCGTCGCTGCAGGGACCGCAGTCGCTGCGCGTCGAAACGATCTACGACAAGGAGAAGTCCGTCCTGAAGCTCATCGTGCTCGGCGACCTCGCGGCCGGCGCGGACCTGCTGCGGATGGTCGCGGGGTTCGTCGAAGGCCTGGGCTGA
- a CDS encoding type 1 glutamine amidotransferase domain-containing protein, whose product MANALEGRRVAILAADGVEQVELEQPRRAVLDAGATVQLVSVDTGEIQAMNGDIDKGDTFAVDRKVSDVAIGDFDALLLPGGTMNPDNLRVNPEAVKFVGDFVRAGKPVGVICHGPWTLVEADVVRGRTLTSYPSIRTDLRNAGATVVDEEVVVDNGLVSSRNPDDLPAFCAAVVREFAG is encoded by the coding sequence ATGGCGAATGCACTTGAAGGCCGCCGGGTCGCGATCCTGGCCGCGGACGGCGTCGAGCAGGTCGAGCTGGAGCAGCCGCGCCGGGCCGTGCTGGACGCGGGCGCGACCGTGCAGCTCGTGTCCGTGGACACCGGTGAGATCCAGGCGATGAACGGCGACATCGACAAGGGCGACACGTTCGCCGTCGACCGCAAGGTTTCCGACGTGGCGATCGGCGACTTCGACGCGCTGCTGCTGCCCGGCGGCACGATGAACCCCGACAACCTGCGGGTGAACCCCGAGGCGGTGAAGTTCGTGGGCGACTTCGTGCGCGCGGGCAAGCCGGTCGGCGTGATCTGCCACGGTCCGTGGACGCTCGTCGAGGCGGATGTCGTGCGTGGCCGCACCTTGACGTCGTACCCGAGCATCCGGACCGATCTGCGTAACGCGGGGGCCACCGTCGTCGACGAAGAAGTGGTCGTGGACAACGGCCTGGTCTCCAGCCGCAACCCGGACGACCTGCCGGCGTTCTGCGCCGCGGTCGTGCGGGAGTTCGCGGGCTGA